A region from the Pseudomonas promysalinigenes genome encodes:
- a CDS encoding GNAT family N-acetyltransferase yields the protein MSALMCQDAVTLRALQSDDMAFLERLYAQTRAQEMSHSGWSAEQIARFLSQQFQTQHAYYQAHYSGAEFLIIEHNGQAIGRLYRFWGNTKANLIDIALISEYQNQGIGTTLIDEMLQRADKQGVMVELFVETYNCAQRLYGRLGFAVVNQSGVYLRMRRAPRALSRNVS from the coding sequence ATGAGTGCATTGATGTGCCAGGACGCTGTGACTCTTCGTGCGCTGCAATCAGACGATATGGCGTTTCTTGAGCGCCTATATGCGCAGACCCGTGCGCAGGAAATGTCACATAGCGGATGGTCTGCCGAGCAGATCGCTCGGTTCCTCAGCCAGCAGTTTCAAACCCAGCATGCTTATTATCAGGCCCACTACAGCGGCGCCGAATTTCTGATCATTGAGCACAACGGCCAAGCCATTGGTCGGCTCTATCGGTTCTGGGGCAATACGAAAGCCAACTTGATCGATATCGCGTTGATCTCTGAATACCAAAACCAGGGTATTGGCACCACGTTGATTGATGAAATGCTACAGCGTGCCGATAAACAAGGCGTGATGGTCGAATTGTTCGTTGAAACCTACAACTGCGCCCAGCGCTTGTATGGCCGCCTCGGCTTCGCCGTCGTCAACCAGTCGGGGGTGTATCTGCGGATGCGCCGTGCTCCCAGGGCCCTTTCCAGGAATGTTTCATGA
- a CDS encoding DUF6916 family protein — translation MSAQDFHAIPSQAELEQADPQGFVLQVAPGQGIRVSLAGVYPEVAMNERYECYSLVLSVPAEVTLPSQMYRLFGPNEQQWLLLFTPIMPGADGRARLEAIIHREKIQSTADC, via the coding sequence ATGAGCGCACAAGACTTCCACGCCATTCCCAGTCAAGCAGAGCTCGAACAGGCAGATCCTCAAGGGTTTGTGTTGCAAGTGGCGCCAGGCCAGGGTATTCGAGTCAGCCTGGCCGGTGTTTACCCGGAAGTGGCGATGAATGAGCGCTATGAGTGCTATTCGCTCGTATTGTCGGTGCCGGCAGAAGTCACGCTGCCGTCGCAGATGTACCGGTTATTCGGCCCCAATGAGCAGCAATGGTTATTACTGTTCACGCCCATCATGCCAGGCGCCGACGGGCGCGCCAGACTGGAAGCGATCATCCATCGCGAAAAAATTCAGTCAACGGCTGACTGCTGA
- a CDS encoding phage tail protein, translated as MSDPFIGEIKMFAGNFAPRGYSLCNGQSMSISQNAALYSLLGITYGGDGVSTFALPNFQGRSPVHWGTGTGLQPVTIGHAAGAETVTLQQSNMPIHNHPITASTAEGTSNKPLADGYLAAAVDKDLNPINMYAAAPASAVTLQSATAGGSAPLATRSPYLAVSFIIALIGEYPTRD; from the coding sequence ATGAGCGATCCATTTATCGGCGAAATCAAGATGTTCGCAGGCAACTTCGCGCCCCGTGGTTACTCCCTGTGTAACGGCCAGAGTATGTCTATTTCGCAGAATGCCGCGTTGTATTCTTTGCTCGGTATAACCTATGGCGGTGACGGCGTTAGTACTTTTGCCTTGCCGAATTTCCAGGGGCGGTCGCCGGTTCATTGGGGTACGGGAACCGGCCTGCAACCTGTAACTATCGGCCATGCGGCAGGTGCTGAAACGGTTACTTTGCAGCAGAGCAACATGCCCATCCACAATCATCCGATCACCGCTTCAACGGCCGAAGGTACCAGCAACAAGCCATTGGCCGATGGTTATTTGGCTGCCGCAGTCGACAAAGACTTGAACCCTATCAATATGTATGCGGCTGCACCCGCGTCTGCGGTAACGCTCCAAAGTGCAACTGCCGGTGGTTCGGCGCCTTTGGCTACACGCAGCCCTTATTTGGCCGTCAGCTTCATCATCGCCCTGATAGGCGAGTATCCAACTCGCGACTGA
- a CDS encoding efflux RND transporter periplasmic adaptor subunit produces the protein MRLPALRPDLQLSPGAPALDGAPQWTLADPLRGRYFKLGAPAMRLLRHWDLGDPGQVLNAANTEPGAPLNGQSLEELLHFLRGHDLISATDAEQRATYAAKAAAQRQGIWSLVLHKYLFFRVALWRPDAFLNRTWPWLERYGPNLLRFGLPAVLLLGVFLVMRDWERFLATFPHLLSLGGMAAFAIALGFAKLCHEFGHAYMAKRAGCRVSSMGIAFMVLLPMLYTDVSDAWRVQDRRTRLLIGAGGVLAELLLACIALLAWSLLPDGAGRTAAFMLASATWITTVAINVNPLMRFDGYFLLSDLWGVDNLQGRGFALGRWHLRELLFGYGEPMPERWSPKLRRRLLCWSYASWLWRAVLFFGIALAVYHLFFKVLGIFLMTVELVWFIGLPIWREWQHWWKHRQAAQPRKVLLLGSGLVLMLAILLLPWRSSVEVPAMLEVARLSPLHAPAAAQVRQVQVSDGQAVEAGQILLSLVSPDLEARMGIGRREIEILQLQLRRQSGRSETAADSGILEQRLAEAVAEFRGLAAQRDRLVLRAPHAGIIRDMADNLVPGRWVSSELPLVYVAESGLRLRGYLAESDLWRVKPGADGQFVADDVLRDALPVTLQSMDANGVAYIDQEALISEHHGPIATRRDDQKRAQPLQGQYGVQFQLRHPTSLAITHPVRGVVVLEGQGESLLAAAWRRTAAIGVRESGF, from the coding sequence GTGAGGCTGCCGGCGCTTCGCCCAGACCTTCAGCTTTCGCCGGGGGCGCCGGCGCTTGATGGCGCGCCCCAGTGGACCCTGGCCGACCCGCTGCGCGGGCGCTATTTCAAACTCGGCGCCCCGGCCATGCGCTTACTTCGACATTGGGATCTGGGTGACCCTGGGCAAGTGCTGAACGCGGCCAATACCGAGCCAGGGGCACCGTTGAACGGCCAGTCCCTGGAGGAACTGCTGCATTTTTTGCGCGGCCATGACCTGATCAGCGCCACCGATGCCGAGCAGCGCGCCACTTATGCGGCGAAGGCTGCGGCGCAGCGCCAGGGCATCTGGAGCCTGGTGTTGCACAAGTACCTGTTCTTCCGTGTCGCGCTGTGGCGGCCAGATGCGTTTCTCAACCGCACCTGGCCTTGGCTGGAGCGCTACGGCCCGAACCTGTTGCGTTTTGGTTTGCCAGCCGTGCTACTGCTGGGCGTGTTTCTGGTGATGCGGGACTGGGAGCGTTTCCTTGCCACTTTCCCGCACCTGCTCAGCCTCGGGGGCATGGCGGCGTTCGCCATCGCGTTGGGTTTTGCCAAGCTGTGCCATGAGTTCGGCCACGCCTACATGGCCAAGCGCGCCGGTTGCCGGGTGTCGAGCATGGGCATCGCCTTCATGGTCCTGCTGCCGATGCTCTATACCGATGTCAGTGATGCCTGGCGCGTGCAGGACCGCCGCACACGCCTGCTGATCGGTGCAGGCGGTGTGCTTGCCGAGCTGCTGTTGGCTTGTATCGCCCTGCTGGCCTGGTCGTTGCTGCCGGACGGGGCAGGGCGCACCGCTGCTTTCATGTTGGCCAGTGCCACCTGGATCACAACGGTGGCTATCAACGTCAACCCACTCATGAGGTTTGACGGCTACTTTCTGCTCAGTGACCTGTGGGGCGTAGACAACCTGCAAGGCCGCGGCTTTGCCCTGGGGCGCTGGCACCTGCGCGAATTGTTGTTCGGGTACGGCGAGCCGATGCCTGAACGCTGGTCACCGAAGCTGCGTCGACGGTTGCTGTGTTGGAGCTACGCTTCGTGGCTATGGCGCGCCGTGCTGTTCTTCGGTATCGCATTAGCGGTGTATCACTTGTTCTTCAAAGTGCTCGGCATTTTCCTGATGACGGTCGAGCTGGTGTGGTTCATCGGCCTGCCGATCTGGCGCGAGTGGCAGCATTGGTGGAAGCACCGCCAAGCGGCCCAGCCACGCAAGGTACTGCTGCTCGGTAGCGGCCTGGTGCTGATGTTGGCAATACTGCTGCTGCCATGGCGCAGCAGCGTGGAAGTGCCCGCGATGCTGGAGGTGGCGCGCTTGAGCCCCCTGCATGCCCCGGCTGCCGCGCAAGTGCGCCAGGTGCAGGTCAGCGATGGGCAGGCGGTGGAGGCAGGCCAGATCTTGCTGAGCCTGGTGTCGCCCGACCTGGAGGCGCGGATGGGCATAGGCCGGCGCGAGATCGAGATTCTGCAACTACAGTTGCGGCGTCAGTCCGGGCGCAGCGAGACGGCGGCGGACAGCGGTATTCTCGAACAGCGCCTGGCCGAGGCCGTGGCCGAGTTTCGCGGCCTCGCCGCTCAGCGCGACCGCTTGGTATTGCGTGCGCCCCACGCAGGCATCATACGGGACATGGCCGACAACCTGGTGCCCGGGCGCTGGGTCAGTTCTGAGCTGCCGCTGGTCTACGTGGCTGAAAGTGGCCTGCGCTTGCGCGGTTACTTGGCCGAATCGGATCTATGGCGGGTGAAGCCGGGTGCTGACGGCCAGTTCGTTGCTGACGATGTGTTGCGTGACGCTCTGCCGGTGACGCTGCAGTCGATGGACGCCAATGGCGTGGCGTACATCGATCAGGAGGCGTTGATTTCTGAGCATCACGGGCCTATTGCAACCCGCCGTGACGATCAGAAGCGCGCTCAGCCCTTGCAAGGGCAATATGGTGTGCAGTTTCAGTTACGCCACCCCACATCCTTGGCTATAACTCATCCGGTGCGCGGCGTTGTTGTGCTCGAGGGGCAAGGCGAGTCGTTGCTAGCTGCGGCATGGCGACGCACGGCAGCAATTGGGGTGAGGGAAAGTGGATTTTGA
- a CDS encoding efflux RND transporter periplasmic adaptor subunit, which translates to MAADAGDPLLDAASATAGEVRGVLRARSQAVLASELPGRVVEIPYAEGQAFNKGDVLVRFDCSAYQAQANASAAAVRAAREELRNKQQLAALNSVGRFEVTLAEARQSQAQAESQVYQVQVQRCQIKAPFDGQVVTRRVQAHESVASGAPLLEIVDNRSLEIHLLVPSRWLGRLKPEQAFSFVPDETGKPIEAVVKRLGARIDEGSQTLLLIASVPANTPGLLAGMSGTAQFAERP; encoded by the coding sequence ATGGCTGCCGACGCTGGCGACCCGTTGTTGGACGCTGCCAGCGCCACTGCTGGCGAAGTTCGTGGCGTGCTACGTGCCCGTTCCCAGGCGGTGCTGGCTAGTGAGTTGCCTGGCCGAGTGGTTGAAATCCCCTACGCCGAAGGGCAGGCATTCAATAAAGGCGATGTGCTGGTGCGTTTCGACTGCAGCGCTTACCAGGCTCAGGCCAACGCCTCCGCCGCTGCCGTACGTGCTGCCCGGGAAGAACTGCGTAACAAGCAGCAACTGGCGGCGTTGAATTCGGTCGGCCGTTTCGAAGTAACGTTGGCCGAGGCGCGCCAGTCCCAGGCTCAGGCTGAATCGCAGGTTTATCAGGTGCAGGTGCAGCGCTGCCAGATCAAGGCACCGTTCGATGGCCAGGTGGTAACGCGTCGAGTGCAGGCTCACGAGAGTGTGGCCAGCGGTGCGCCGCTGCTGGAAATCGTCGATAACCGTTCCCTGGAAATCCACCTGCTGGTGCCGTCGCGCTGGCTTGGCAGGCTCAAGCCCGAGCAGGCTTTCAGCTTCGTACCCGATGAGACTGGCAAGCCTATCGAGGCGGTGGTCAAGCGACTGGGTGCGCGGATTGACGAGGGCAGCCAGACCCTGTTGCTGATAGCCAGCGTACCGGCCAACACGCCGGGGCTGCTGGCCGGTATGAGCGGTACCGCGCAGTTTGCGGAGCGGCCATGA